The Micromonospora sp. NBC_00421 DNA window CGGTGGTCGAGGATGCCGTACGGCGGGGTGGGGGCGGGCGGGTCGAAACCCTCGCCGGTGAGCAGGACCGTGTCGGACAGGAACCGGGCCAGCTGGGCCAGGTTCTCCGCACCCCCCTCGACCAGGTAGGACAGTGCCTCGGTGGCCACCCCGGAGGCCACCGTGGAGGCCGCCATCAGCTCCGCGTCGGGCACCGCCTCGCCACCGAGCACGATCGTGGGCACGCCGGAGCCGAGCACTGCCGCGAGGCCGTCCGGCCACGTCTGCCGACCACCGAGCAGCCGTACGACGGCCAGGTCGACGCCGTCGAGCAGCGCCGGCACGGCATCCGCGCCGACCCGGGCGGGGTTGGCGAGGCGGTAGCCGGCGGCGCTGGCACGGGCGGCGAGCAGATCGGTGTCGGCGGTGGACAGCAGCAGGATGCGCACGGGCAGCTCCGGAGAGTGACACCCGGTCGACCGTCGTGGTGGGTCGCGCGGGTTGGGAATGGATGCCGGCCCGGTCAGCGCCGGCGACGGTACCGGTTCACCCACGCCGAGCGGCGGAAGGAGTCGGGGAGGTCGCCACAGGCTGCCGGCGGGCAGGCCGGAACAGCTCCGTCAGCGGTACGCGGCGGACCGACCGCGCCACCGACTGCCGGGCGACGCCGCAACCCGACCCGTCGCCGACGCAACGATCCGGCCCGTCGCCGACACGGCGCGGCCCCACGCCGGCACGGCAGCACGACTCGTCGGCGGCGCGGTGCGATCCGACGCCGGCACGGCGGCACGACTCGTCGGCGGCGCGGCGCGGTGTGGCAGACGACCAGCGGTGCCGGCTCGGAGCAGCACCGGCTCGGTCACGGCGCTGGAATCACCGACCGTAATCGGATCGGCGGCGGTGGAGACGCTGCGCGTCATCGGATCCTCCTCGGGTGTCCACGCCCTGGGGTTCTCCGACGGCCGAAGTATCCTGGCTTCCGGATCGACGCTCACCCCCGGTCTTCCAACCGCGCACGCACGGCCGTGACACACGAGGGGGGATCGCTCCCCGGTGACAGTGGCGGGACCGCGTCGGAATCACACCGACTTCCTTCACTGCCGTCAGGCCGCGAATGCTGCCACACTCCTCGCCCCGAGGTCAACGACGCCCGACCGCACCGGCCACCGATCAGCCCGCCGGCTACGAGTCAGGGAGACGAGACCCCGACGAGGCAGACGCGCCACGACGAGCAGACGCGCCACCGATCCACGCAGCCATGACACCGGCGAGCAGACGTGCCATCAAGGCGACCCGGCTGCGCACCGACCGGCGGCCGGGTTTCTCCTCCGCCCCCTGTCGAGCTGATGACGTCAACGACTCACGCCGAGCCCACCTGAACCGGGCCGTCGGTGCCCCTCGCTGTCGCTGTCGCTGTCGCTGTCGCTGTCGCTGTCGCTGTCGCCGTCGCCGTCGCCGTCGCCGTCGCCGTCGCCGTCGCTGTCGCTGTCGCTGTCGCTGTCGCCGTCGCCCTCGCCGTCGCCGTCGCCGTCGCCGTCGCCGTCGCCGTCGCCGTCGCCGTCGCCGTCGCCGTCGCCCTCGCCCTCGCCCTCGCCCGGATGATGGTCCTTCCGGCTCCTCCTCACCCACTACCGCTGAAGATCACGCTCGATCCATGTTTGAGTGGTCTCGAAGCGCTTGGATGCCACTCGAACATGGACAACACCGTTGCGTCAGGTGGAACGGCTGTTCGTCAACCACCGCTGCCTCGCCGATCATGGAGTTGTGGTGGGTAACAGAACGCCCGTAAAGCCACCAAAGTCGGCACCACCACTCCATGATCGCCAAGCGGGCCCACCCCGCTCCCCGATCGGGCACTTCCTGTCCCGGGTTGACCAGCCGCCCATGGCGTTAACGCAACGGTGTTGCGAACATGGATCGAGCGTGATCTTTCACCTCGGAGCCACGTGCCGCCCGCGATGCGTCGTACATGGGCGGGCCGCTACCGCGCGGGCTTGCGGGGCTGGACACGCGGGGGTCCCGAATCGGACCCGAGGCCGCGAACGGCGTTCAACGAGTCCGCCGCCTAGCAGGCGCGGCGCTCAGCAGACCCAACGCTCAACGGGCCCGACGCTCAGCAGACCCAACGCTCAGCAGACCCAACGCTCAGCAGACCCAACGCTCAGCAGGCCCGACGCTCAACGGGCCGATGCTCAACGGGCCCGACGCTCACCGGGCCCGGCGTTCCGGGTGGGCCCGGTTCCAGGCCCGCATTCGCTCCGGGTAGCCGGTCTTGGCAGCCTCGTAGAGTGGCACCGCGTGCCGGTGAGCCAGCTTCGCCGCTGTCCGCGGTGAGCCGGTACGACGGCGAATCCACTCTCCGTCATGCGCGATCGCCACGACGGTGGTGTCGGTGGCGGTGGTCTCCGGTTCGAGATAGAACTCCACCCCACGGTGGGCCGCCACGAAGTCCTCCAACGCGGTCAGGTCCTCCCGGGTGGCCTCCCGGTCGAGCTTCGTCGGAACACCCTCGTCGACCCGGGGTCGCCGGCTGAACCAGCCCATCTGCCCGTCCTCTCCTCGACGTCCCTCCAGTGGAGCATCCCTGCCTGGCAACCCGCTGCGAGCCGCGTGACAGCCGGCTGAACACGGGCGGAGCATCAGCCGGGCACGGCACGGACACGAGCGGAGCATCAACCGGGCACGGCACGGACACCCGAGCGGAGCATCAGCCCAGGGCGGCCAGGTCGTCGGGGGTGAGGCGCAGCGCGGCAGCGGCCACGTTCTCCTCCAGGTGGGCGGGATCTCCGGTGCCGGGGATGGCCAGCACGTGCGGGCCCTGGTGCAGGGTCCAGGCGAGGCGGACCTGCTGCGGGGTGGCCCCGTGGGCGCGGGCGACGGCCTCGACGGGCGCGGAGTGGTCGATGCGCGCCCCACCCTCCCGGTTGCCGCCGGCGAGGGTGAAGTACGGCACGTAGGCGATGCCCCGCGCGCCGCACTCACGGACCATCGCGTCCTGGTCGGTGCGGTTGTCCAGGGCGTAGTTGTTCTGTACACAGACCACCGGGGCGATGGTCTGTGCCTCGTCGAGATGGTCGAGTCGGACGTTGGACAGGCCCAGGTGCCGGATCAGGCCGGCGTCGCGCAGCTCGGCCAGCGCCCCGAAGCGTTCCGCCATGGAGTCCGGCGCGGGGCGTTTGACGATCCGCAGGTTGACCAGGTCGAGGTGGTCGCGGCCGAGCCGGCGCAGGTTCTCCTCCACCTGGGCGCGCAGGTCGGCCGGGCCGACCGCCACCTGCAACCCGGTCGTCGGGTCGTACCGGAAGCCGACCTTGGTGGCGACGACCAGGTGGTCGGGGTACGGGGCGAGGGCGGCGCGGATCAGGTCGGTGGCGTACCGGGCGGGGCCGGTGCCGACCTTCAACGTGCCGCCCGGCGAGACGTAGAAGGCGGCGGTGTCGAGATGGTCGACGCCCAGTTCGACGGCCCGACGCAGCACGCGCAGCGCCCGGTCCCGGTCGGGATGGACGGTGATCCGCATCGAGCCGAACCCCATCCGGTGCACGGTGCGGTCACCCAGAGTCCAGCGGCCCGCCGCTGCGGCGGTGATCTCGGTTGGCATTCGGCGACCCTAACCAGCACCAGCGGCCTGGGTGATCGGCCACGCACCCGATACCGACGACGGTCGGTGACTGCTAGTTTTCTTGTGTCGGAGCGGTGGGCGTCGGGCCGGCCGGTGGCCGCGTCGCCGGCACCAGGGCCAGCGTCGGAATCAACAGCACCGGCACCACCAGCAGGGCGTGCAGGGTGCCGACGTGGTCGCCGAGCAGACCCAGCAGCGGCGGGCTGGCCAGGAACGACGTGTAGCCGAGCACCGCGACGACGCTGACCCGGGCGGGTGCCCGCTCCTCGTCGTCGGCGGCGGCGCTCATCCCGACCGGGAAGCCGAGTGACGCGCCCAGCCCCCAGAGGACCACCCCGACCACGGCGAGCGAACCGGAGCCGGCCAGCACCGCCAGCAACGAGCCGACGGCGGCGAGCAGGATCGTGCCGACCAGTACCGGGACCCGACCCCAGCGGTCGATGGCCACCGTGCCGACGGTCCGGCCGATGGTCATGCCGGCGACGAAGACCCCGAAGACGGCGGCGCCGGCCGCCTCGCTGACCCGGTAACCGTCGAC harbors:
- a CDS encoding aldo/keto reductase; its protein translation is MPTEITAAAAGRWTLGDRTVHRMGFGSMRITVHPDRDRALRVLRRAVELGVDHLDTAAFYVSPGGTLKVGTGPARYATDLIRAALAPYPDHLVVATKVGFRYDPTTGLQVAVGPADLRAQVEENLRRLGRDHLDLVNLRIVKRPAPDSMAERFGALAELRDAGLIRHLGLSNVRLDHLDEAQTIAPVVCVQNNYALDNRTDQDAMVRECGARGIAYVPYFTLAGGNREGGARIDHSAPVEAVARAHGATPQQVRLAWTLHQGPHVLAIPGTGDPAHLEENVAAAALRLTPDDLAALG